From a single Xyrauchen texanus isolate HMW12.3.18 chromosome 26, RBS_HiC_50CHRs, whole genome shotgun sequence genomic region:
- the LOC127619710 gene encoding tumor necrosis factor receptor superfamily member 11B-like, producing MKSDQQSARVMFLFTVLLLPVLSVSGSDRVYQRVDPVTGQTLVCDRCPPGFRLSAHCTRSRPTECVPCGADLYTEFWNFIPNCLRCDACTDRQRVVRACNGTVNTVCECEVGFYWDQFFCKRHTVCKPGHGVKSSGTPHTDTVCELCTDRQFADITQTHAACVTHSTCASQEHLVLPGSTWHDNVCATCDQITEKGWVDLFRPVLSGLFVHQRIPTRRLQRIVNHLFRQRGQRLQNTESPMEKIQQWIGGASQEELLNLLKILKESRLDHFAEKIAHKIRIFLKSHLQCNNSILMLTHKP from the exons ATGAAGTCTGATCAACAATCAGCACGCGTGATG TTTCTCTTCACAGTATTGCTTCTGCCGGTTCTGTCGGTCTCCGGCTCTGATCGAGTGTATCAGCGCGTGGATCCAGTGACCGGACAGACCCTCGTGTGTGATCGGTGTCCGCCGGGGTTCCGCCTGAGCGCGCACTGCACGCGCTCCCGTCCGACAGAGTGTGTCCCGTGCGGCGCGGATCTGTACACGGAGTTCTGGAACTTCATCCCGAACTGTCTGCGGTGCGACGCGTGTACCGACCGTCAGCGGGTCGTTCGGGCGTGTAACGGGACCGTTAATACCGTGTGTGAATGTGAGGTCGGGTTTTATTGGGATCAATTCTTCTGCAAGAGACACACCGTGTGTAAACCGGGACACGGAGTCAAATCATCAG GTACACCGCACACAGACACGGTGTGTGAACTGTGCACAGATAGACAGTTCGCTGACATCACACAGACACATGCGGCATGCGTCACTCACAGCACCTGCGCGTCACAGGAACACCTGGTGCTGCCGGGATCAACCTGGCATGATAATGTGTGTGCCACATGTGACCAGATCACAGAGAAAG GTTGGGTGGATTTATTCCGTCCGGTTCTCTCAGGTCTATTCGTACATCAGAGAATTCCCACGCGACGTCTGCAACGGATTGTGAATCACCTCTTCCGTCAGCGAGGACAGAGACTGCAGAACACAGAGAGTCCGATGGAGAAAATCCAGCAATGGATCGGTGGAGCATCACAGGAGGAGCTGCTAAACCTTCTGAAGATACTGAAGGAATCCCGTCTGGACCATTTCGCAGAAAAAATAGCACACAAAATCAGAATATTCCTCAAGTCTCACCTTCAGTGCAACAACAGCATACTTATGTTAACCCACAAGCCTTAA